Proteins found in one Saccharopolyspora phatthalungensis genomic segment:
- a CDS encoding SAM-dependent methyltransferase codes for MTSTRHDGDTWDLASSVGATASMAAAARAIATRADRSLIDDPFAEPLVRAVGVDLLTRLATGEVTPNDLVEQVWIDIAKVRTNFYDEFFLDATNAGTTQVVILASGLDSRAYRLPWPTGTVVYEVDQPQVIEFKTRTLAELGAAPTADRRVAAVDLRDDWPTALRTAGFDPARPTAWSAEGLLGYLPPKAQDRLLDTITELSAPGSRVATESKPNPQPGDEDKTKERLHRISERWRAHSFDPDMARLRYFGERNEAAPYLTDRGWALNGISIRDLFAANDLPPLKDDDMRMGDMLYVSGALTRPRSSSYPA; via the coding sequence ATGACTTCCACCAGGCACGACGGAGACACCTGGGACCTGGCATCCAGCGTCGGCGCGACCGCCAGCATGGCCGCGGCGGCCCGGGCGATAGCGACCCGCGCGGATCGTTCGCTCATCGACGACCCGTTCGCCGAACCGCTCGTCCGGGCGGTCGGCGTCGACCTACTCACCCGGCTGGCGACCGGCGAAGTGACCCCCAACGACTTGGTCGAGCAGGTATGGATCGACATAGCCAAGGTACGTACCAACTTCTACGACGAGTTCTTCCTCGATGCGACGAACGCGGGCACCACGCAGGTCGTGATCCTGGCCTCGGGGCTGGATTCCCGCGCGTACCGACTGCCCTGGCCAACCGGGACCGTGGTGTATGAGGTCGACCAGCCGCAGGTCATCGAATTCAAGACCCGCACACTGGCCGAGTTGGGCGCTGCGCCCACCGCCGACCGGAGAGTGGCCGCGGTCGATCTGCGCGACGATTGGCCCACCGCACTGCGCACCGCCGGATTCGACCCGGCCCGGCCGACCGCGTGGAGCGCCGAAGGCCTGCTGGGCTACCTGCCGCCCAAGGCGCAGGATCGCCTGCTGGACACCATCACCGAACTCAGCGCGCCGGGAAGCCGGGTGGCCACCGAAAGCAAGCCCAACCCGCAACCAGGCGACGAGGACAAGACGAAGGAACGCCTGCACCGCATCTCCGAACGCTGGCGTGCGCACAGTTTCGATCCCGACATGGCGAGGCTGCGATATTTCGGTGAGCGCAACGAAGCGGCTCCCTACCTGACCGACCGCGGCTGGGCGCTGAACGGAATCAGCATCCGAGACCTGTTCGCCGCCAACGACCTTCCGCCCCTCAAGGACGACGACATGCGCATGGGCGACATGCTCTACGTCAGCGGCGCCCTCACAAGACCACGAAGTAGCAGCTACCCCGCATGA
- a CDS encoding threonine/serine dehydratase: MTVTEARGLISIKDVESAAESIAGHVVRTPTVPSPGLTELLGAPVTAKLELLQRTGSFKVRGATTKLLALSESERAAGVVAVSGGNHGIALAVMAGALHIKATVVMPRSAPTRAVDVAERAGATVRLTDDMAGAFALMTELQASGLTLVHPFDDPAVIAGQGTVGQEFADDASELTDVLVSIGGGGLIAGVAAALRARRPDVRIWGVETRGAEAMSQALAAGGPVPVELSSVVSTLSAPSVSQLTYDHVSTLVTGVLVVSDAEAVQGTLDLANHAKVWAEPATGCLVPAARQVLERVGAGAALGIVLCGGNATTADVATWANRFALS; encoded by the coding sequence GTGACTGTTACGGAAGCGCGCGGGTTGATCAGCATCAAGGACGTCGAATCCGCAGCGGAAAGCATCGCCGGGCATGTCGTGCGGACGCCGACGGTGCCCAGCCCTGGCCTCACCGAACTGCTGGGAGCGCCGGTCACCGCCAAGCTGGAGCTGTTGCAGCGCACCGGCTCCTTCAAAGTGCGTGGTGCGACTACGAAGCTGCTGGCCCTGAGCGAATCCGAGCGCGCCGCCGGGGTCGTCGCCGTCAGCGGCGGAAACCACGGGATCGCACTCGCGGTCATGGCCGGTGCCCTGCACATCAAGGCGACCGTGGTCATGCCGCGTTCGGCGCCGACTCGTGCCGTCGACGTCGCCGAGCGCGCCGGCGCCACGGTCCGCCTCACCGACGACATGGCCGGTGCGTTCGCGCTCATGACCGAGCTGCAGGCCAGTGGGCTCACCTTGGTCCACCCGTTCGACGACCCGGCCGTCATCGCAGGTCAGGGCACGGTCGGCCAGGAATTCGCCGACGATGCCAGCGAGCTCACCGACGTGTTGGTCAGCATCGGCGGGGGCGGTCTGATCGCGGGCGTGGCCGCGGCGCTGCGCGCGCGTCGACCTGACGTGCGGATCTGGGGAGTGGAGACCCGGGGTGCGGAGGCCATGTCCCAGGCGTTGGCAGCCGGCGGGCCGGTGCCGGTCGAGCTGTCTTCGGTGGTCTCCACGCTCAGTGCGCCGTCGGTTTCCCAACTGACCTACGACCATGTGTCCACATTGGTCACAGGTGTCCTGGTGGTGTCCGACGCCGAGGCGGTGCAGGGAACCCTCGACCTCGCCAACCACGCGAAGGTCTGGGCTGAGCCCGCCACCGGGTGCCTCGTTCCGGCCGCGCGGCAGGTGCTAGAGCGGGTCGGGGCCGGAGCCGCGCTCGGCATCGTGCTCTGCGGCGGGAACGCAACGACCGCCGACGTGGCAACCTGGGCAAACCGTTTCGCCTTGAGCTGA
- a CDS encoding NAD-dependent epimerase/dehydratase family protein, with protein sequence MNAGGKSRRVVVVGATGNIGTSVVEALTADPEVATVVALSRREAAVTGPKTRWERIDILRDELVDHFASADAVIHLAWLFQPTHDPVTTWRNNVVGSLRVFEAAAVAGVRTLVHASSVAAYSPGPMQGPIDEHWPTHGWPAAAYSREKAYLERCLDIFEYQHPDLRVVRMRPAFSFKAEAATQQRRLFLGPLLVNRLVRPDLLPALPTLPGMRFQAVHSDDVGEAYRLATRASRSGAFNIAADPVIDTDVLAELFGKRTLTVPAAPVRAALSAAWQLHLVPASPGLFDTFLRLPTMDTSRARTELGWAPRHTAEDAVEAFLRGLREDSGVTARHLAAVGHDS encoded by the coding sequence ATGAACGCGGGCGGGAAGTCACGACGCGTGGTCGTGGTGGGGGCGACCGGGAACATCGGCACCAGCGTGGTCGAGGCGCTGACCGCGGACCCCGAGGTCGCAACGGTCGTCGCCCTGTCTCGACGGGAAGCCGCCGTCACCGGGCCGAAGACGCGGTGGGAACGGATCGACATCCTCCGGGACGAACTGGTCGACCACTTCGCGTCGGCGGACGCAGTGATTCACCTCGCGTGGTTGTTCCAACCCACGCACGACCCGGTCACTACCTGGCGCAACAACGTGGTGGGCAGCCTCCGGGTGTTCGAGGCCGCGGCGGTCGCCGGGGTCCGCACGCTGGTCCACGCGTCCTCGGTCGCCGCCTACAGCCCCGGCCCCATGCAGGGGCCCATCGACGAGCATTGGCCCACCCACGGGTGGCCCGCAGCCGCCTACAGTCGCGAGAAGGCGTACCTCGAACGCTGCCTGGACATCTTCGAGTACCAGCATCCCGACCTGCGGGTAGTGCGGATGCGTCCGGCGTTCTCCTTCAAGGCGGAGGCGGCCACCCAGCAGCGACGGCTCTTCCTCGGCCCCCTGCTGGTGAACCGCCTCGTCCGGCCCGACCTGCTGCCCGCGTTGCCGACCCTGCCGGGGATGCGTTTCCAAGCGGTGCACAGCGACGATGTCGGCGAGGCCTACCGGCTCGCCACGCGGGCCTCGCGATCCGGCGCGTTCAACATCGCCGCCGACCCGGTCATCGACACCGATGTCCTCGCCGAACTCTTCGGCAAGCGCACGCTCACGGTCCCGGCCGCTCCGGTGCGGGCCGCGCTCAGCGCCGCCTGGCAGTTGCACCTCGTACCGGCTTCGCCCGGCTTGTTCGACACCTTCCTACGACTACCGACCATGGACACCTCACGCGCCCGCACCGAACTGGGCTGGGCTCCGCGGCACACCGCCGAGGACGCCGTCGAGGCGTTCCTGCGCGGCCTCCGGGAGGACTCCGGCGTGACAGCTCGCCACCTGGCCGCCGTTGGCCACGACTCGTAA
- a CDS encoding NDMA-dependent alcohol dehydrogenase, protein MKTKAAVVREVGKPFEIVELDLDGPGPGEVLIKYTAAGLCHSDLHLTDGDLPPRYPIVGGHEGSGIIEEIGPGVTKVKPGDHVVCSFIPNCGTCRYCSTGRQNLCDMGATILVGSMPDGTFRFHGDGEDFGAMCMLGTFAERATISQHSVVKIDDWLPLETAALVGCGVPSGWGTAVNAGDVRAGDTVIIYGVGGLGINAVQGALQAGAKYVVVVDPLEFKRETALKFGATHAFADPDEAHAKVTELTWGQGADAALILVGTVDETVVSKATAAIGKGGTVVITGLADPSELTVHVSGADLTLNEKTIKGSLFGSSNPQYDIVRLLRLHDAGKLKLDELVTTRYTLEQVNEGYQDLRDGKNIRGVILHD, encoded by the coding sequence GTGAAGACCAAGGCAGCAGTTGTGCGAGAGGTGGGCAAGCCCTTCGAGATCGTCGAACTGGACCTGGACGGTCCGGGCCCCGGCGAGGTCCTGATCAAGTACACCGCGGCCGGGCTGTGTCACTCGGACCTGCACCTCACCGACGGCGACCTGCCGCCCCGGTACCCGATCGTCGGCGGCCACGAGGGCTCCGGGATCATCGAGGAGATCGGGCCCGGCGTCACCAAGGTCAAGCCCGGTGACCACGTGGTGTGCAGCTTCATCCCCAACTGCGGGACCTGTCGCTACTGCTCGACCGGTCGGCAGAACCTGTGCGACATGGGCGCGACGATCCTGGTCGGCTCCATGCCCGACGGCACGTTCCGGTTCCACGGCGACGGCGAGGACTTCGGCGCCATGTGCATGTTGGGTACCTTCGCCGAGCGGGCAACGATCTCGCAGCACTCGGTGGTCAAGATCGACGACTGGCTGCCGCTGGAGACGGCGGCCCTGGTCGGCTGCGGGGTGCCCAGCGGGTGGGGCACGGCGGTTAACGCCGGCGACGTCAGGGCCGGGGACACTGTGATCATCTACGGCGTCGGCGGCCTGGGCATCAACGCCGTGCAGGGCGCGTTGCAGGCCGGGGCCAAGTACGTGGTCGTCGTCGATCCGCTCGAGTTCAAGCGGGAAACGGCGCTGAAGTTCGGCGCCACGCACGCCTTCGCCGACCCCGACGAGGCACACGCGAAGGTCACCGAACTGACCTGGGGGCAGGGCGCGGACGCGGCGCTAATCCTGGTCGGCACGGTCGACGAGACCGTGGTGTCGAAGGCGACGGCGGCAATCGGCAAGGGCGGCACCGTCGTGATCACCGGCCTGGCCGACCCGTCCGAGCTCACGGTGCACGTTTCCGGCGCGGACCTGACGCTGAACGAGAAGACCATCAAGGGTTCGTTGTTCGGCTCGTCCAACCCGCAGTACGACATCGTGCGGCTGCTCCGGCTCCACGACGCCGGGAAGCTGAAGCTCGATGAGCTGGTGACGACGCGCTACACCCTGGAGCAGGTCAACGAGGGCTACCAGGACCTGCGCGATGGCAAGAACATCCGTGGCGTGATCCTGCACGACTGA